The genomic region TATTATTGATCTCCACCTTGGCCATTTTCAGCCATCCTGCGCTGGCCCTGGCCCAAACGCCGCCTTCTTTGGAAATGAGCGTTTTGCCCCAGGCCAAATATGCCGTGGCCGGCCAGGCGTTTACCTACACGGTGGTTATGACCAATACCGGCCCCGGCCCGGCGCAGGAGGTGATGGTGTTCGTCACCCCTCCTCCCGGCGTCACCCAAATCCAGGCCGGCCAGCACCCGGCCTGGTTCACCAGCGCCCCGGCCTCCAATGAAACGGGCAAGGTGGCCTGGGCCACGCTAAGTCCAATGGCCGCGGGGACCGCAGTTAGATTTGAGATGGTGGTGGTGGTTTTGCCAGAAATGGCCGGGCAGCACCTTGTGCTTGAAGATTACGGGATTGTGCCCATGCATGCAGGCGGCCTTTTGGCTTCCGGGCCGCCGCTCAAAACAGAAGTCCGGGCTGCCCCGCCCACCCTGACCGCCACCCCATTGCCAACGGCGATTACCGCCAACCCGCCCAACCCCACGGCCACAACTTTGCCGACGCCAACCTCTCCCCCGATTTCCCTGGCCCCAACCTCTCCCGCAGTCCCAACAACCGGTGCCTCGGCGTTACCTTCGGCAACCTCAACAAATCCAACCGGCGACTCAACCACCCTCATTTGGCCCTTGAGTGGCCTTTCCCTCCTTTTGCTGATCATTGTTGGCCTGGCCTGGTTTTGGAAAAGCAGGTGAGCGCCCATGTGCCGGAGACAAGGTGAGTTAACCATGAATAAAACCTGGATGTCTGGTTATGCTATAAACAATAAATGGTTCCGTTTGGGTTTTTCCGGGCTGCTGGCCTTTGGCCTGGCCCTGGGATTGCTCTTTATCCCCCTAGCGATGAGCAGCAACAGCCAGAGCTTCACCCCGGCCCGGCCTTTTATGGATACCTTGCCTTTTGGCGTGAGTTTGGTTTACGCGCAAGGCGGCGTAACCGTTACCAAAGTAGCCGAACCCGCCGCTGTCAGGGCAGGGGAAGCCATTACTTATACCTTGACATTTACCAATCAAACAGGCGGACCTTTAGGTCCTGGTAGCGTTGTT from Anaerolineae bacterium harbors:
- a CDS encoding DUF11 domain-containing protein, producing MSKRSLSLSLIFILLISTLAIFSHPALALAQTPPSLEMSVLPQAKYAVAGQAFTYTVVMTNTGPGPAQEVMVFVTPPPGVTQIQAGQHPAWFTSAPASNETGKVAWATLSPMAAGTAVRFEMVVVVLPEMAGQHLVLEDYGIVPMHAGGLLASGPPLKTEVRAAPPTLTATPLPTAITANPPNPTATTLPTPTSPPISLAPTSPAVPTTGASALPSATSTNPTGDSTTLIWPLSGLSLLLLIIVGLAWFWKSR